The Fusarium falciforme chromosome 7, complete sequence genome window below encodes:
- a CDS encoding Peptidase M12A domain-containing protein, producing the protein MYHAPRNHKHYQHNANVMDYLVDGFEHGAAQHNDPAHLQVEGAGSTSNHYGVGWGCTQGASGNDSEFTDTLQGAVSNDILNGVTPSSFVWPAEKRRLRVRFLNGSASDREIVTNLVNTHYNTIPMRIKFEFLKPDDLGPSDIRISFGTQSSSCLGTEAEKNPNGPTLWLNMYRHIAGLPGPTRRRLRQADILHEVGHSLGMVHEHQHPDCPAVWNYREIQRKTGWKCAQIYKNYDRSFVRGTKPLPYDPESIMHYPIAPEDTRDGMMFVPHAWVLSEGDRRFLMSLYPDPYMPMLRESPRWIPEWEMEYKPVKKKSGRHKHKKPKKSDEPGLIKWILYTAG; encoded by the coding sequence ATGTACCATGCCCCGCGGAACCATAAACATTATCAACACAATGCGAATGTTATGGATTACCTAGTCGACGGGTTTGAACATGGGGCGGCACAGCACAACGATCCCGCACACCTCCAAGTTGAGGGGGCGGGTTCAACTAGCAACCACTACGGCGTCGGCTGGGGCTGTACACAGGGTGCTTCCGGCAACGATAGCGAATTTACCGACACGTTACAAGGCGCAGTGTCCAACGACATATTGAATGGGGTAACACCGAGCTCTTTCGTCTGGCCTGCCGAGAAACGTCGCCTGAGGGTACGCTTTCTCAATGGGAGCGCTTCCGACCGGGAAATCGTCACAAATCTGGTGAATACACACTACAATACTATTCCGATGCGGATAAAATTCGAGTTTCTCAAGCCGGACGACCTTGGGCCTTCTGATATTCGAATATCATTCGGCACCCAGTCAAGCTCTTGTCTTGGGACGGAAGCCGAGAAGAATCCAAATGGGCCAACCTTGTGGCTCAACATGTACCGACACATTGCCGGTCTACCGGGCCCTACGCGACGCCGCCTGAGGCAAGCTGATATCTTGCACGAAGTTGGACACTCATTGGGCATGGTGCATGAACATCAACATCCTGATTGTCCAGCTGTCTGGAACTACCGCGAAATCCAAAGAAAGACGGGGTGGAAGTGTGCGCAGATCTACAAGAACTACGACCGAAGCTTTGTTCGAGGTACCAAGCCCCTCCCTTATGACCCAGAGTCCATCATGCATTACCCTATCGCCCCTGAAGACACCCGAGACGGCATGATGTTTGTCCCCCACGCCTGGGTATTATCTGAGGGCGACAGAAGGTTCCTCATGTCACTATACCCCGATCCATATATGCCCATGCTGCGCGAGAGCCCAAGGTGGATTCCAGAGTGGGAAATGGAGTATAAGCCAGTGAAGAAGAAGTCTGGAAGACACAAGCATAAGAAACCCAAGAAGTCCGATGAGCCGGGGTTGATAAAATGGATATTGTACACTGCTGGGTAG